A portion of the Adhaeribacter radiodurans genome contains these proteins:
- a CDS encoding (Fe-S)-binding protein, giving the protein MADLMAKGEEPEILFWVGCAGAFDDRYKNVTRAFVRILEHVGIKYAVLGLEESCTGDPAKRAGNEFLFQMQALTNIEVLNGYNIKKIITACPHCFNTIKNEYPSLGGNYEVIHHSTFLQQLINEGKVRVAGGEAFKGKRITFHDSCYLGRANGIYEAPREVLATLDADLVEMKRSRANGLCCGAGGAQMWKEPEPGNKDINIERTEEALATGATVIASACPFCLTMLSDGVKNKNQEDQVKVFDIAELIASAENLNA; this is encoded by the coding sequence ATGGCCGACTTAATGGCTAAAGGAGAAGAACCGGAAATATTATTTTGGGTAGGTTGTGCCGGTGCATTTGACGACCGTTATAAAAATGTAACCCGTGCCTTTGTCCGGATTTTAGAACATGTAGGAATAAAATATGCGGTATTGGGTTTAGAAGAAAGCTGCACCGGTGATCCAGCCAAACGAGCCGGCAACGAATTTTTGTTTCAAATGCAGGCCCTGACCAACATAGAAGTACTGAATGGTTATAACATAAAAAAAATTATTACTGCTTGTCCGCATTGTTTTAACACGATTAAAAACGAATATCCCAGCTTAGGTGGCAACTACGAAGTTATCCATCATTCCACTTTTTTACAGCAATTAATTAATGAGGGTAAAGTGCGCGTGGCTGGTGGCGAAGCTTTTAAAGGCAAGCGCATTACTTTTCATGATTCGTGTTACTTAGGCCGAGCCAATGGAATATATGAAGCTCCGCGCGAAGTTTTAGCTACCTTAGATGCCGATTTAGTAGAAATGAAGCGGAGCCGGGCCAATGGTCTGTGCTGCGGTGCAGGTGGCGCTCAAATGTGGAAAGAACCCGAACCTGGTAATAAAGATATCAACATTGAACGTACCGAAGAAGCTTTGGCTACCGGTGCTACCGTTATTGCCTCTGCCTGCCCTTTTTGCCTGACCATGCTCAGTGATGGGGTAAAAAACAAAAACCAGGAAGATCAGGTAAAAGTATTTGATATTGCCGAACTAATTGCTTCAGCCGAAAACTTAAATGCTTGA
- a CDS encoding (Fe-S)-binding protein — MLSNFIFLIITVLAVGLFIWQIKKIRRNIKLGREKKINNNASERLNKLLLVAFGQQKMFKRPWPAILHGVVYVGFVVINIELLEIITDGIFGTHRVLGFLGPVYSALMAINEILAFLVIIACVIFLIRRNITKVPRLTRGPEMRAWSKLDANVILITEIVLMLALFAFNIADLKLAAISNEELAGSFPISNWLVNGLNTFNVSALEAVRSVGWWFHILGIFAFLNYLPSSKHFHIIMAFPNVYYSKLEPKGKFTTNESITHEIKAMLDPSYLVPTLPEGVEPQKFGAKDVEDLTWKQLLDAYTCTECGRCTDVCPANFTGKLLSPRKIIMDTRDRMEEKGEHPAIFRPNHYKEQGEPRVKVTEEKTLLRGYVTPEELWACTTCNACVEACPVNIDQLSSIMEMRRFLVLEESAAPTALNAMFTNIENNGAPWAFSPSDRLNWADNLFVNVK, encoded by the coding sequence ATGCTAAGCAACTTTATATTTCTGATAATTACGGTGTTGGCTGTTGGTCTTTTTATTTGGCAGATAAAAAAAATACGCCGCAACATTAAACTGGGACGCGAAAAAAAAATTAATAATAATGCTTCGGAACGCCTGAACAAACTATTACTGGTGGCTTTTGGTCAGCAGAAAATGTTTAAACGCCCTTGGCCGGCAATTCTGCACGGCGTAGTTTACGTGGGGTTTGTGGTAATTAACATTGAATTACTAGAAATTATCACCGACGGCATTTTTGGTACTCACCGGGTTTTAGGCTTTCTGGGTCCGGTTTACAGTGCCTTAATGGCAATTAACGAAATCCTGGCATTTCTGGTAATAATTGCCTGCGTTATATTCTTAATCCGGAGAAATATCACCAAAGTGCCCCGGCTTACCCGTGGTCCGGAAATGCGGGCATGGTCTAAGCTTGATGCAAACGTTATTTTAATTACTGAGATTGTTTTAATGCTGGCCTTGTTTGCCTTTAATATTGCCGATTTAAAATTAGCAGCTATCTCGAACGAAGAACTAGCGGGCAGTTTCCCGATCAGTAATTGGCTGGTAAATGGGTTAAATACTTTTAACGTATCGGCTTTAGAAGCTGTACGCAGCGTTGGATGGTGGTTTCACATACTGGGCATATTTGCTTTTTTAAATTATCTGCCCAGCTCCAAGCACTTCCACATTATCATGGCTTTTCCGAACGTGTATTACTCCAAACTAGAACCTAAAGGTAAATTTACTACTAACGAGAGCATTACTCACGAAATAAAAGCCATGCTCGATCCTAGTTACCTAGTTCCGACATTGCCGGAAGGTGTAGAACCGCAAAAGTTTGGGGCGAAAGACGTAGAAGACCTTACGTGGAAGCAACTTTTAGATGCTTATACTTGTACCGAATGCGGGCGTTGCACGGATGTTTGCCCGGCTAATTTCACGGGTAAATTACTATCGCCTCGGAAAATTATTATGGATACCCGAGACCGTATGGAGGAAAAAGGGGAACATCCGGCCATCTTCCGACCTAATCATTACAAAGAACAAGGTGAGCCCCGGGTGAAAGTAACCGAAGAAAAAACGTTACTACGCGGCTATGTAACTCCCGAAGAACTTTGGGCCTGTACTACCTGCAATGCTTGCGTAGAAGCTTGTCCCGTAAATATCGACCAATTATCTTCTATTATGGAAATGCGTCGTTTTTTAGTACTCGAAGAATCAGCGGCACCTACAGCATTAAATGCTATGTTCACCAATATCGAAAATAACGGGGCTCCTTGGGCTTTCTCCCCCTCCGACCGCCTTAATTGGGCCGATAACTTGTTCGTGAATGTAAAATAG
- a CDS encoding tyrosine-type recombinase/integrase produces MYTDPQIHNPKDVAQRSYILFYYNGKRCRYYNGKALNISCFPNNAKTYSERERLLKQLQREYSRALLKGWSPETKEAESLPKPKQPSFIELLHRVTKEIDNSSYSKTYKRDIRSVAEQFTQFLEKSKRENVLPNQVTSADVERFLQQFSSSGTYYQNKRRTFAALFSKLVNQGYCQSNPVFATTKRKAKAVLHQAYTTEQLSLVLPYLKKHYHNLFLCALLMYGTLLRPHQEIRLLKRKHFDEYFSRFILAGDENKGGRIRSLPVPEFVKQELLNRKIHELLPEQYIFTGNSLPFNDSYFNTVWSRAKVRMLQLELIGPNQTLYSFRHAASVNVFERSQNLKLLQQLLDHSSMTTTLTYLRSIGVIQLENSVMPELGLI; encoded by the coding sequence ATGTACACTGACCCACAGATCCACAATCCTAAGGATGTAGCTCAAAGAAGTTATATCCTCTTCTATTACAATGGCAAACGCTGTCGTTATTACAATGGGAAAGCTCTAAACATTTCCTGCTTTCCCAATAATGCTAAAACCTATAGTGAACGTGAACGCCTGTTAAAACAACTACAAAGGGAGTATTCACGAGCCCTGTTGAAAGGCTGGTCGCCTGAGACTAAAGAGGCAGAGTCACTACCTAAGCCTAAACAACCCTCTTTTATTGAACTATTACACAGGGTTACTAAAGAGATAGATAATAGTTCTTATAGCAAGACTTATAAACGTGATATAAGGAGCGTTGCTGAACAGTTCACACAGTTCCTTGAAAAGAGTAAAAGAGAAAATGTATTACCAAACCAAGTTACATCTGCTGATGTGGAGCGATTTCTACAACAGTTCTCTTCTTCAGGAACATACTACCAAAATAAGAGAAGAACATTTGCTGCATTGTTCTCCAAGTTGGTTAATCAGGGATACTGCCAATCTAATCCTGTATTTGCTACAACAAAGCGTAAAGCAAAGGCAGTGCTTCATCAGGCGTATACCACTGAACAACTGTCCCTGGTGCTACCTTATCTTAAAAAGCATTATCATAACCTATTTCTTTGCGCATTACTAATGTATGGCACGCTTCTTCGCCCTCATCAAGAGATTAGGTTGCTTAAACGTAAGCATTTCGATGAATATTTCTCTCGCTTTATACTAGCAGGTGATGAGAATAAAGGAGGCAGAATAAGAAGTTTACCAGTTCCAGAGTTTGTTAAACAAGAGCTTCTAAACAGGAAGATACATGAGCTATTACCAGAACAGTACATCTTTACTGGTAATTCCTTGCCCTTTAATGATTCTTACTTTAACACAGTGTGGTCCAGGGCAAAAGTAAGAATGCTACAATTAGAGCTAATTGGGCCTAACCAAACCTTGTATAGCTTTCGTCATGCTGCTTCAGTAAATGTGTTCGAACGTTCTCAGAATCTCAAGTTGCTTCAGCAGTTGCTTGACCATTCTAGTATGACTACTACCTTAACCTATTTGCGAAGTATTGGGGTAATACAATTAGAGAACTCAGTAATGCCTGAACTTGGATTAATATGA
- a CDS encoding DNA-binding transcriptional response regulator translates to MAKIAFVDDDKEIRESLSIKLSKMLRKSGSTLEVIDIFPFQDFAYYFPWIEENDICVIILDERLFNGRENGKGPVKYRGSELVRALRERFKDMPIYTLSAYTADDDLQHEFNEFDSIIRKRDFADKNKASKYVEIIIRASQRYLKENEKELSTYDELTRKVASGQSDEDDIQRLQALQTKLHLPMMDSLKDRNTWLDEYESQVNSLNDIKRILEEKIKKINEQ, encoded by the coding sequence ATGGCAAAAATTGCTTTTGTTGATGATGATAAAGAGATCAGAGAAAGCCTTAGTATAAAGCTTTCCAAAATGCTAAGGAAAAGTGGCAGCACTTTAGAAGTTATAGATATTTTTCCATTTCAAGATTTTGCCTATTACTTTCCTTGGATTGAAGAGAATGACATTTGCGTGATAATCCTTGATGAAAGGTTATTTAATGGTCGAGAAAATGGAAAAGGTCCTGTAAAATATAGGGGTAGTGAATTGGTGAGAGCCCTTAGAGAAAGGTTTAAAGATATGCCAATCTATACTCTATCAGCATATACAGCTGATGATGACTTACAACATGAATTTAACGAATTTGATAGTATTATTAGAAAGAGAGACTTTGCTGATAAAAATAAAGCTTCTAAATACGTTGAAATTATCATAAGAGCAAGCCAGAGATATTTAAAAGAAAACGAAAAGGAACTTTCCACTTATGACGAACTTACTAGGAAAGTAGCTTCTGGTCAAAGCGATGAAGATGATATTCAAAGATTACAAGCCTTACAAACGAAGCTTCATTTACCAATGATGGATAGCTTAAAAGATCGTAATACTTGGCTTGATGAGTATGAAAGCCAAGTAAATTCTTTAAATGACATTAAAAGAATCTTAGAAGAAAAGATTAAAAAGATTAATGAACAATGA
- a CDS encoding VapE domain-containing protein yields the protein MNTNNNMLAAQEEQSLDPVTYIEYVIWEKNKKEKGGATEVERLENFLKTKFEFRYNTVTGVLEYRTKPVEGKSFKVIKDRDETTIWRLIQKRISSSEDKGTFSLSYLRNLLNSDFTTSYDPFNEYILALPSWNNNTDYIDQLANTVKTDNDKLFRKCLKVWLVATVGSFIKPEIINHTALIFSGKQGIGKSTWMLNLAPKALKGYVYTGTINPDNKDTLIHMATNMLINLDELENLNSTEVGAIKEIITKPNIKLRRPYGRNTEEMPRRASFVGSVNSAQFLNDSTGSRRFLCFESLEIEYNHGVDMDKVYAQAYALFNQGFKFWLDLEDIAELEANNSKFQRSTVEEDLVLEVFQPAKEGDAACLFYTTTQIARYVADSTTGFQVNNATIKRLGSALKKHGFKTYKRSGSQKYAVMLKQTQSSTLEESEVGKVG from the coding sequence ATGAATACAAATAATAATATGCTGGCTGCTCAGGAAGAGCAGTCATTAGATCCTGTTACATATATTGAATATGTAATTTGGGAAAAGAATAAGAAAGAAAAGGGGGGAGCAACTGAAGTTGAACGACTTGAGAATTTCCTTAAAACAAAATTTGAATTTAGGTATAATACGGTAACTGGTGTTTTGGAATATCGTACAAAGCCTGTTGAAGGAAAAAGTTTTAAGGTTATAAAAGATCGTGATGAAACTACCATTTGGAGGTTAATTCAAAAGCGTATTTCCTCTAGTGAAGATAAGGGAACCTTTAGCTTGTCATATCTTAGAAATCTATTAAATTCTGATTTCACTACTTCTTACGATCCTTTCAATGAATATATTTTAGCTCTGCCAAGTTGGAATAACAATACTGATTATATTGATCAATTAGCAAATACTGTTAAAACTGATAATGATAAGCTGTTTCGTAAATGCTTAAAGGTTTGGTTGGTAGCAACAGTTGGTTCATTTATTAAACCTGAGATTATAAACCATACTGCACTTATCTTTTCAGGAAAGCAAGGGATTGGTAAATCAACTTGGATGTTGAATCTTGCCCCAAAGGCTCTTAAAGGATATGTGTACACTGGAACTATTAATCCTGATAACAAGGACACATTAATTCATATGGCAACTAATATGTTGATTAACCTGGATGAATTGGAGAACTTGAATAGTACAGAAGTTGGAGCGATAAAGGAGATAATTACTAAGCCTAATATAAAGCTTAGAAGGCCTTATGGCAGGAATACTGAAGAAATGCCTAGAAGAGCTTCATTTGTTGGTTCTGTTAATTCTGCACAATTCCTTAATGATTCTACTGGTTCTCGTAGGTTTCTCTGCTTTGAATCTTTAGAGATAGAATATAATCATGGTGTAGATATGGACAAAGTCTATGCACAGGCTTATGCTCTATTTAACCAAGGTTTTAAATTTTGGCTTGATCTAGAAGATATTGCTGAACTGGAAGCTAATAACAGTAAGTTTCAGCGTTCAACAGTAGAAGAGGACTTGGTTCTTGAAGTATTCCAGCCAGCAAAAGAAGGTGATGCAGCATGTTTGTTTTATACAACTACCCAAATTGCTAGATATGTAGCAGATTCAACAACTGGATTTCAGGTGAATAACGCAACAATTAAGCGTTTAGGAAGTGCTTTAAAAAAGCATGGGTTTAAAACATATAAAAGGAGTGGATCTCAAAAGTATGCTGTAATGCTTAAACAAACTCAATCTTCAACCTTAGAAGAGAGCGAGGTAGGTAAGGTAGGATAA
- a CDS encoding HNH endonuclease, producing MNNDLEQCLKWKKVHKAPSKQPLTGTYSEWKEQIASECFHQCVYCSIHEAQFGGINNYHIEHYKPQSKFRHLENDICNLFLACPICNKFKSDDWPCDSDDLNKVCYPDPSKTNYNSIFEANSDFRLVGKFTASRYLITRLFLNRPQLIFERRESVLRYKCSKLIENISSLIQILSDDSDNLSFILDVLRKIDLVKTNILKLDNQRRTIRPYSLLDIRKTK from the coding sequence ATGAACAATGATTTAGAACAATGCCTGAAGTGGAAGAAGGTTCATAAAGCCCCTTCAAAACAACCACTTACAGGAACCTATTCTGAATGGAAAGAACAAATAGCTTCTGAATGCTTTCACCAATGTGTTTACTGTTCTATACACGAAGCTCAATTTGGAGGAATAAATAATTACCATATTGAACATTATAAACCTCAATCTAAATTTAGACATTTAGAAAATGATATATGTAATTTATTTTTAGCATGTCCCATTTGTAATAAGTTCAAAAGCGATGATTGGCCCTGTGATTCTGATGATTTAAATAAAGTTTGTTATCCTGATCCATCTAAAACAAATTATAATAGTATATTTGAAGCCAATTCTGATTTTAGGCTAGTGGGGAAATTTACAGCGTCTAGGTACTTGATTACTAGACTATTTTTAAATCGTCCTCAACTAATCTTCGAGAGAAGGGAAAGTGTTTTAAGATATAAATGTTCCAAATTGATTGAAAATATATCGAGTCTCATTCAAATACTAAGTGATGACTCAGATAATTTATCTTTTATTCTAGATGTTTTACGTAAAATAGATTTAGTTAAAACAAATATTTTAAAGCTTGATAATCAACGTAGAACTATCAGGCCTTATTCCTTATTAGATATCAGAAAAACAAAGTGA
- a CDS encoding Eco57I restriction-modification methylase domain-containing protein: MTTKKKIGSYYTPSILSTFIVKHSFRKIQDKSSIKVLEPSVGDGEFIRALSSVKIPKGLNTIEFFAVEKVECEYLKAKDAASNSTIANITFDIVNQDYLKWQKTNNIKFSLIIGNPPYIKKELLNEEQISICKEIHSSVGLNNSINNIWSSFLFSCSLILDSQGILSFVLPADLLQHKSSEFIRSFLAIHFQRIEIFTFDQLLFESIGQDTILLFCYKKSNDPGLFYSRIKDKDQLTTSNFTLASNNILISTNTKWSHHILDQDEIQFLHNLKNNLSPISNYCISKPGVVTAANSFFIITSETEKNYNLSEFTIPIVQKGQFVNGKLLFTYNDMMNLIESKKPSKFLMLSDEVPDNGSKSLLEYLSIGEEKGLPFRYKCRNRKIWYLIPNVPSKASDAFFFKRSHNYPKFLINSAKAYVTDSAYMVDVKPEFTIESVVVSFYNSLTLTFAELEGRYYGGGVLELTPSEFKGLPIPYTTVTKSYFDTFTEAFRSKINIDEITNLNDNLTLSKLLLCNNDDLIKIRLIKNKLLNKRLRKDF, translated from the coding sequence GTGACTACTAAGAAAAAGATTGGTTCATACTATACTCCATCAATTCTTTCAACGTTTATAGTTAAGCATTCATTTAGAAAAATTCAAGATAAAAGTTCTATAAAAGTTCTCGAGCCTAGTGTAGGAGATGGTGAATTTATTAGAGCTTTAAGTTCAGTAAAAATCCCTAAAGGGCTAAATACAATTGAATTTTTTGCTGTTGAAAAAGTTGAATGCGAGTATCTTAAGGCTAAGGATGCAGCTTCAAATAGCACCATAGCAAACATAACATTTGATATCGTAAATCAAGATTATTTAAAATGGCAAAAGACTAACAACATTAAATTTTCTTTAATCATAGGAAATCCACCCTACATTAAAAAGGAATTACTAAATGAGGAGCAAATTAGTATTTGTAAAGAAATCCATTCTTCTGTAGGACTGAATAATTCTATTAACAATATATGGAGTAGTTTCCTCTTTAGTTGTTCATTGATTTTAGACAGCCAAGGAATTCTTTCCTTTGTATTACCTGCTGATTTATTACAGCATAAGTCCTCAGAATTTATAAGAAGTTTTTTAGCTATACATTTCCAAAGAATTGAAATATTTACATTTGACCAACTATTATTTGAATCAATTGGTCAAGACACTATTTTATTATTCTGTTATAAAAAGTCTAACGATCCAGGGCTTTTTTACTCAAGAATCAAAGATAAAGATCAGTTGACAACAAGCAACTTTACTCTTGCTTCTAATAACATATTAATTTCTACTAATACCAAATGGAGCCACCACATCTTGGATCAGGATGAAATTCAATTTTTACATAATTTAAAAAATAATTTAAGTCCTATAAGTAATTACTGCATATCAAAGCCAGGAGTTGTAACTGCAGCAAATAGCTTTTTCATAATCACATCTGAAACTGAAAAAAATTATAATTTATCAGAATTCACTATTCCAATTGTTCAAAAAGGACAGTTTGTTAATGGCAAGTTATTGTTTACTTACAATGATATGATGAACTTAATTGAGTCTAAAAAGCCATCAAAGTTTTTAATGCTTTCTGACGAAGTCCCTGACAATGGTTCCAAATCTTTATTAGAATACTTATCAATTGGAGAAGAGAAAGGATTACCTTTTAGATATAAGTGTAGAAACCGTAAAATATGGTATTTGATACCTAATGTTCCTTCAAAAGCTAGTGATGCATTCTTTTTCAAAAGAAGTCATAATTACCCCAAATTTTTAATTAACTCTGCAAAAGCATATGTTACTGATTCAGCTTATATGGTTGATGTAAAACCAGAATTTACAATTGAAAGCGTTGTTGTAAGTTTTTACAACTCTTTAACCTTAACATTTGCAGAGCTAGAAGGAAGATATTATGGTGGAGGTGTTTTAGAACTTACTCCCAGCGAATTTAAAGGGCTACCTATACCATATACAACTGTTACTAAATCGTATTTTGATACTTTTACTGAAGCATTTAGATCTAAAATTAATATAGATGAAATTACTAATCTCAATGATAATCTTACTCTATCTAAACTTTTATTATGTAATAATGATGATTTAATTAAAATTAGGTTAATAAAAAATAAATTATTAAATAAGAGGTTAAGAAAAGACTTTTAA
- a CDS encoding DUF4349 domain-containing protein, with product MQNSYPLIFGITTLVVIILLITFINIRLYLQAKRLLKSLQTERALLLKNMEEMDTVERRLAIIKQEICRNEERLKYLERGLVGIPLKAVLLLFKPSDN from the coding sequence ATGCAGAACTCTTATCCTCTAATTTTCGGTATAACAACTCTGGTTGTTATTATTCTTTTAATTACTTTTATTAATATCAGACTTTATCTACAAGCTAAGCGCCTGCTTAAATCTTTGCAAACAGAAAGGGCTCTATTATTAAAGAATATGGAAGAGATGGATACTGTAGAAAGAAGATTAGCTATAATAAAACAAGAAATTTGCAGAAATGAAGAAAGATTGAAATATCTTGAAAGAGGATTAGTAGGCATTCCGTTGAAAGCAGTGTTACTTCTTTTTAAACCCAGTGATAATTAA
- a CDS encoding sensor histidine kinase, which produces MESKEEVKDKLKHLLDADETDIRAIFKLSNELSKFDDRFQRFFVDAKTLIHLGRDSIKDHATALIELVKNSYDADSHNVEIEILCNNGSDIIRVADNGFGMSKDELFNNWLRIGFSKKRKEKTSGYGRRRTGEKGIGRISTDRLGAELELITKTKEDGIIGLKVNWDEFDKEGKDIFDINVEVIHPESINIPDTNGVVSDTGTEIKITKLRQTWTPNNIINLFNELSSLTPPFNEVEDFVINLKNDVLPSFSTRVNSDFYNLAEIQLTAIYDGKGPNIIYSIKDKYTNNETTSIVEWKTLLQKIGIIPKDFKGYVEDLKCGPVTIKLLFFLRTGASVASSDFKLSDLREFLDTNVGVKIYRDNIAVKPYGFSNSQFGYDWLDLAERKAKNPAGISRAEDYKVTPNQLIGAVFISRDTNIALSDSAAREGLIESESFYELRNLTLASINMLESYRSKLYPSIEKKEQNKKTKKSFNEEAEQINQKLIDVKGGLNTLKETIEKGGAEIKPVQLLKPLSNSIEQVDTISNEVNNTITGLLNWQRVLGGLATIGISSAVFGHETENAMSAFRIALDNAISEIEEFEPDLDIVNSELNKAVKNSNKISAWGAFALTRVQKEKRSKKPVNIKKTVENVVKELRPVFEAASILLKVEGDSLVTKTYQMDIESLLINLLTNSYTACTQNGDDRKVLINISREDLDSTRGYKISVSDSGPGIADEHIHRIFEPLFSTKAIATNQSKSIGTGLGLTVVKSIVDDLKGNIKVNRDTVLKGALFEVWLPIEK; this is translated from the coding sequence ATGGAATCAAAGGAAGAAGTAAAGGATAAGCTTAAACATTTGTTAGATGCTGACGAAACTGATATAAGAGCCATTTTTAAGTTATCTAATGAATTGTCCAAGTTTGATGATAGATTCCAACGATTCTTTGTTGATGCAAAAACTCTTATACACTTGGGAAGGGATAGTATAAAAGATCATGCTACAGCCTTAATAGAATTAGTAAAAAATAGCTATGACGCTGATTCGCACAATGTTGAAATTGAAATATTATGCAACAATGGAAGCGATATAATCAGAGTGGCTGACAATGGATTTGGAATGTCTAAAGACGAGTTATTTAACAACTGGCTTAGAATTGGATTTTCGAAAAAAAGAAAAGAAAAAACAAGCGGATATGGGAGGAGACGAACTGGAGAAAAGGGCATAGGAAGGATATCCACAGATCGATTAGGAGCCGAATTGGAGTTAATTACTAAAACAAAAGAGGATGGCATTATAGGTTTAAAAGTAAATTGGGATGAATTTGACAAAGAAGGAAAAGATATCTTTGACATTAATGTAGAAGTAATACATCCTGAATCTATAAATATACCAGACACAAATGGTGTTGTTAGTGATACTGGCACTGAGATTAAAATAACTAAACTACGTCAAACGTGGACACCAAATAATATTATAAATTTATTTAATGAATTGTCATCATTAACTCCTCCATTTAATGAAGTTGAAGATTTTGTAATTAACCTTAAAAACGATGTATTACCTTCCTTTTCTACAAGAGTAAACTCTGACTTTTATAACTTAGCTGAAATACAATTAACTGCAATCTATGATGGCAAGGGCCCTAATATAATTTATAGTATCAAGGATAAATATACTAATAATGAAACAACTAGTATTGTTGAATGGAAAACATTACTACAGAAAATTGGAATTATTCCAAAAGATTTCAAGGGCTATGTTGAGGATTTAAAATGTGGCCCAGTAACAATCAAATTACTTTTCTTTTTAAGAACTGGAGCTTCAGTTGCGAGTAGTGATTTTAAACTGTCTGATTTACGTGAATTTTTAGACACTAATGTAGGAGTAAAAATTTATCGTGATAACATTGCAGTCAAACCATATGGATTTTCTAATTCTCAATTTGGTTATGATTGGTTAGATCTAGCAGAAAGAAAGGCTAAAAACCCTGCTGGAATAAGTAGAGCAGAAGATTATAAAGTTACCCCTAACCAACTAATTGGAGCAGTCTTTATTTCAAGGGATACAAACATAGCATTATCTGATAGCGCTGCAAGAGAAGGTCTAATTGAATCAGAATCCTTTTATGAACTTAGAAATTTAACTTTAGCTTCAATCAATATGCTAGAATCATATAGATCCAAATTATATCCTAGCATAGAGAAAAAAGAACAAAATAAAAAGACAAAAAAATCTTTTAATGAAGAAGCTGAACAAATAAACCAAAAACTTATTGATGTAAAAGGAGGGTTAAACACATTAAAAGAAACAATAGAGAAAGGGGGTGCTGAAATAAAGCCAGTCCAGTTACTTAAACCCTTATCAAACAGCATTGAGCAAGTTGACACTATTTCTAATGAAGTAAATAATACAATAACAGGATTATTAAATTGGCAAAGAGTTTTGGGAGGCTTAGCAACAATTGGTATATCATCTGCGGTGTTTGGCCATGAAACTGAAAATGCTATGTCTGCCTTTAGGATTGCTTTAGACAACGCAATATCAGAAATAGAAGAATTCGAGCCAGACTTGGACATTGTTAATTCTGAACTAAATAAAGCAGTCAAGAATTCGAATAAAATTTCTGCATGGGGAGCTTTTGCATTAACAAGAGTTCAAAAAGAAAAGAGGAGCAAAAAACCAGTTAATATAAAAAAAACTGTTGAGAATGTTGTAAAGGAGCTTAGACCTGTCTTTGAAGCTGCATCAATTTTATTAAAAGTTGAAGGTGATTCATTGGTAACAAAGACTTATCAAATGGATATAGAATCATTACTTATAAATCTGCTAACAAATTCATATACCGCCTGTACTCAAAATGGAGATGATAGAAAAGTATTAATTAACATATCTCGAGAAGATTTAGATAGTACAAGAGGATATAAGATATCAGTTTCAGATTCAGGTCCTGGAATAGCTGATGAACATATACACAGGATTTTTGAACCACTATTCTCTACAAAAGCGATTGCGACTAATCAAAGCAAAAGTATTGGTACTGGATTAGGATTAACAGTAGTTAAATCTATAGTAGATGATTTAAAAGGTAATATTAAAGTTAATAGAGATACTGTTTTAAAAGGCGCTCTTTTCGAAGTTTGGTTACCTATAGAAAAATAA